The following coding sequences lie in one Nakaseomyces glabratus chromosome I, complete sequence genomic window:
- the DUF1 gene encoding Duf1p (CAGL0I07821g~Ortholog(s) have ubiquitin binding activity and cytoplasm localization), with protein MKLTVSYGLIPPNEGCGVNSHILPITKVMHPVFNDKPYFLTCGRDGSVVLHRGPRYEQHEGMRMQVHSDWVSDIIEVGKNRFVTVSHDFSIVLLVLNDDLDSWQMQIVGDHDDYIKCVVPLHHEQEKAHLLMLNLDMQATRQLSMSDDEDQDEALLKQNQDQTQEQDQEQKQKLEQEQAQEQEQGRDKSGAGEQDSVASFFHFATGSLDKTIKIWQLDNLSNTATLLHTFDNSQDDDMGSIYAMAALNRNDISHLFDGDQLKEKVLDGTGFTENEVSDTDSNSDHSMDLDMPFDLVVGDCNGNLIFYSSEHYQEYTRLKNAHMSNIKVLKVIDNSSKLISTCSDGVIQLWDLDATAKSEDNVPVNIGCWKWNATIWCITGTSHDELYFGDSKGKIVKLDLTNYNDSSKDITMDVIFDKEHHKAELSENDIKVQSSKRQKGILDLICLPSKCLFFSFCTDSNMNIYNMITEELKVKKGGFALTRSSLLTNRRHVITENTKNEIQRWDILNCTLLDTFTPEEGTFDEVVMKYTSKEILSHWCTVSVKVGMLFVKINDRFTNTEIYGSALENYELMNKISLNQDERYNLGKIVVNSLFFEFISYELDKDKIWRKKLVSRKKEHPSVKEAGSNSESQVPPVEKSRDKWKKSAFNKFLGSSSNSNSNNGEPLDLVTENENSESEAYDTPPLSPSQGLNDKTLDEVIQPTAHKNFGGRTLSSGSLLGRKFKSFRSGSTKNNSNTNNLSESCAETPIENGERDQSLVPSHNVSGTTTKDGTPDLINWNHPFKGDSSKQNAPSHSNIAARLQATESSRSNSVAAADSFIGTPLSLSSREEFMSDLMDEIHESYQKTHNANTSSIKLLARKPPDSKIRRDLSCPIVKIERGCLLLVHNWKEGACGGRVVFSTYIPIPRSEEEQEEGLKKIQTEEEDDNAAIDEDKLKKYDYVDNDDGNVLSRRELFELLETNLPYWLAKILLTESKKTEGQPKLSFTIIPWTPGQLNSNNETLETDDDGNTQSQTESSTQSHSMHNMLKFGKSKSNDHALTATDLPKISELNMKLMAPGMIKVKKIKLYVVDRFESKTPEMKAKQNPNDWLELLCKGQVLDNDMTLSTVRSLFWKSQGDIVLQYRRKL; from the coding sequence ATGAAGCTGACTGTGAGCTACGGGCTGATACCGCCGAATGAAGGGTGTGGTGTCAACTCGCACATCCTGCCGATAACGAAGGTGATGCACCCTGTGTTCAACGACAAGCCATACTTCCTGACGTGTGGGCGGGACGGGTCTGTGGTGCTGCACCGGGGCCCGCGGTATGAGCAGCACGAGGGGATGCGGATGCAGGTGCACAGCGACTGGGTGAGCGATATCATTGAGGTCGGCAAGAACCGGTTCGTGACGGTGAGCCACGACTTCTCGATCGTGCTGCTGGTGCTGAACGATGACTTGGACTCCTGGCAGATGCAGATCGTGGGCGACCACGACGACTATATCAAGTGTGTGGTGCCCTTGCACCACGAGCAAGAGAAGGCGCATTTGCTGATGCTGAACTTGGACATGCAGGCGACCAGGCAGCTGAGCATGTCCGATGACGAGGACCAGGACGAGGCTCTTTTAAAGCAGAACCAGGACCAGACCCAGGAACAGGATCAGGAGCAGAAGCAAAAGCTAGAACAGGAACAGGCCCaggaacaagaacaagGGCGCGACAAGAGTGGTGCTGGCGAGCAAGACAGCGTAGCTAGCTTCTTCCATTTCGCAACGGGGTCCCTGGACAAAACGATTAAGATATGGCAATTGGACAATCTGTCGAACACGGCAACATTGCTGCACACGTTCGATAACTCCCAGGATGACGATATGGGGTCTATATACGCGATGGCCGCCTTGAACAGAAACGATATATCGCACTTATTTGACGGCGATCAGCTCAAGGAGAAAGTGCTGGACGGTACTGGATTCACAGAGAACGAGGTCTCCGACACTGACTCAAACTCCGATCATTCGATGGACCTGGACATGCCCTTTGACCTAGTTGTCGGTGATTGTAACGGTAACCTGATCTTCTACTCTAGCGAGCATTACCAGGAATACACCAGGTTAAAGAACGCACACATGTCCAACATCAAAGTGCTGAAAGTCATAGATAACTCCAGTAAGCTAATCAGTACTTGCTCCGATGGTGTTATACAACTGTGGGATCTGGACGCCACCGCTAAGTCAGAAGATAACGTCCCAGTGAATATTGGCTGCTGGAAATGGAATGCCACAATCTGGTGTATTACTGGGACTTCACACGACGAGCTCTATTTTGGTGACTCAAAGGGAAAGATTGTGAAACTGGATTTGACTAATTATAACGACAGTTCCAAGGACATAACCATGGATGTGATATTTGACAAGGAACATCACAAAGCCGAACTTTCAGAGAATGATATCAAGGTACAGTCAAGTAAAAGACAAAAGGGTATTTTGGACTTGATCTGCCTACCTAGTAAATGCTTGTTTTTCTCGTTTTGCACTGACTCtaatatgaatatatacaatatgATCACTGAAGAGTTGAAAGTCAAGAAAGGTGGTTTTGCATTGACAAGGAGCTCCTTATTGACAAATAGAAGACACGTAATAACagaaaataccaaaaatgaaatacagAGATGGGATATATTGAATTGTACTTTACTGGATACATTCACACCCGAGGAAGGGACTTTTGATGAGGTAGTTATGAAATATACCTCTAAAGAAATCCTATCTCACTGGTGTACAGTCTCCGTTAAAGTAGGTATGCTTTTTGTTAAGATAAACGACAGATTTACTAATACAGAGATTTATGGCTCAGCTCTGGAAAATTACGAACTAATGAACAAAATCTCACTCAACCAGGACGAAAGATATAACCTAGGTAAAATTGTTGTAAATTCTctattctttgaatttatttCATATGAACTGGATAAGGACAAGATATGGCGGAAAAAGCTTGTCTCTCGAAAAAAGGAACACCCTAGCGTTAAGGAAGCAGGCAGCAATTCAGAAAGCCAGGTACCTCCTGTTGAAAAATCCAGAGACAAATGGAAAAAATCCGCTTTTAATAAATTCTTAGGTTCATCAAGTAATAGTAACAGCAATAATGGTGAACCGCTAGATTTGGTCACCGAAAATGAGAATTCAGAGAGCGAGGCCTATGACACTCCCCCTTTATCTCCATCCCAAGGATTGAATGATAAGACGCTTGATGAAGTGATACAACCTACTGCGCATAAGAATTTTGGAGGTCGCACATTGAGCTCAGGATCACTTTTAGGTAGGAAATTTAAATCTTTCAGATCTGGCTCTACAAAAAACAATAGTAACACAAATAATCTAAGCGAATCTTGTGCAGAGACTCCTATTGAAAATGGAGAAAGAGATCAATCGCTGGTCCCAAGCCATAACGTATCGGGAACAACCACAAAAGATGGAACCCCTGACCTTATAAACTGGAACCATCCTTTTAAAGGGGATAgttcaaaacaaaatgcACCTTCACATAGCAACATTGCGGCAAGACTACAAGCCACTGAAAGCTCAAGGTCCAATTCTGTCGCAGCGGCTGACTCTTTCATTGGAACTCCGCTATCATTGTCTTCTAGGGAGGAGTTCATGTCTGATCTAATGGACGAAATTCATGAGTCCTACCAAAAAACACACAACGCCAATACTTCATCTATAAAGCTCCTGGCCAGAAAACCTCCTGATTCCAAAATTCGCAGAGACTTATCTTGTCCTATCGTTAAGATAGAGCGGGGTTGTCTACTACTTGTACATAATTGGAAAGAAGGTGCATGTGGTGGACGTGTAGTATTTTCCACATACATACCAATTCCTAGAtctgaagaagagcaagaagaaggtCTAAAGAAAATTCAAACAGAGGAGGAAGATGATAATGCTGCAATTGACGAggataaattgaaaaagtatGATTATGTTGACAACGATGATGGTAATGTCTTGAGCAGGAGAGAATTATTTGAACTTTTGGAGACCAACCTACCATACTGGTTAGCCAAAATCTTGCTAACAGAGTCAAAGAAGACCGAAGGTCAACCGAAGTTAAGTTTTACAATCATTCCATGGACCCCGGGTCAACTAAATTCCAACAATGAAACCCTTGAGACCGATGACGATGGAAATACGCAGAGTCAGACTGAGAGCAGCACCCAGTCACACTCAATGCATAACATGTTGAAGTTTGGTAAGTCAAAATCCAACGACCATGCCTTAACCGCTACGGATCTGCCTAAAATATCAGAATTAAACATGAAATTAATGGCACCCGGAATGATCAAAGTGAAAAAGATTAAACTATACGTGGTGGATAGGTTTGAATCAAAGACTCCCGAGATGAAGGCCAAACAAAATCCAAACGATTGGCTGGAATTGCTCTGCAAGGGCCAAGTGCTAGATAATGACATGACACTAAGCACTGTAAGAAGCTTGTTCTGGAAATCTCAAGGTGATATCGTTCTGCAATATCGCCGAAAACTATGA
- the MHF1 gene encoding Mhf1p (CAGL0I07837g~Ortholog(s) have role in cellular response to DNA damage stimulus and FANCM-MHF complex localization), whose amino-acid sequence MAGGYKLQSYKATKLQSYKGTSEAMDESQLKGKLWYCVDRLLAREERRFSQKFVSALVELVYVQLVEVGETLESYAQHGGRDVVSMADLRLLLRRSPELLAMCDPEGSQ is encoded by the coding sequence ATGGCAGGCGGGTACAAGCTACAAAGCTACAAAGCTACAAAGCTACAAAGCTACAAAGGCACAAGTGAGGCGATGGACGAGTCGCAGTTGAAAGGGAAGTTGTGGTACTGTGTGGACCGGCTGCTTGCGCGGGAGGAGCGGCGGTTCAGCCAGAAGTTCGTGAGCGCGCTGGTGGAGCTCGTGTATGTGCAACTCGTTGAGGTCGGCGAGACGTTGGAGAGCTACGCGCAGCACGGTGGCCGGGACGTGGTGAGCATGGCTGATCTGCGGCTGTTGCTGCGGCGGTCGCCCGAGCTGCTGGCTATGTGTGACCCTGAGGGTAGCCAGTGA
- the ADH1 gene encoding alcohol dehydrogenase ADH1 (CAGL0I07843g~Putative alcohol dehydrogenase isoenzyme III; increased protein abundance in azole resistant strain) has protein sequence MATLHAVPETQKGVIFYENNGKLEYKDIPVPKPKANEILINVKYSGVCHTDLHAWHGDWPLATKLPLVGGHEGAGVVVGMGENVKGWKIGDYAGIKWLNGSCMACEYCEKSNESNCPEADLSGYTHDGSFQQYATADYVQAARIPQGTDLAQVAPILCAGITVYKALKSANLNAGEWVAISGAAGGLGSLAVQYAKAMGYRILGIDGGDEKKALFHELGGEIFVDFTKSKNVEQDILVATNGGAHGVINVSVSEAAIESSTRYVRSNGTVVLVGLPANAKCSSDVFNHVVKSISIVGSYVGNRADTREALDFFSRGLVKSPIKIAGLSELPEIYEKMEKGQIVGRYVVDTSK, from the coding sequence ATGGCTACTCTACACGCTGTCCCAGAAACCCAAAAGGGTGTTATCTTCTACGAAAACAACGGTAAGTTGGAATACAAGGACATCCCAGTCCCAAAGCCAAAGGCTAACGAGATCTTGATCAACGTCAAGTACTCTGGTGTCTGTCACACTGACTTGCACGCTTGGCACGGTGACTGGCCATTGGCTACCAAGTTGCCATTGGTCGGTGGTCACGAAGGTGCCGGTGTCGTTGTCGGCATGGGTGAAAACGTCAAGGGCTGGAAGATCGGTGACTACGCTGGTATCAAGTGGTTGAACGGTTCCTGTATGGCCTGTGAATACTGTGAAAAGTCCAACGAATCCAACTGTCCAGAAGCTGACTTGTCTGGTTACACCCACGACGGTTCTTTCCAACAATACGCTACTGCTGACTACGTCCAAGCTGCTAGAATCCCACAAGGTACCGACTTGGCTCAAGTCGCTCCAATCTTGTGTGCCGGTATCACCGTCTACAAGGCTTTGAAGTCCGCTAACTTGAACGCCGGTGAATGGGTTGCCATCTCCGGTGCTGCTGGTGGTCTAGGTTCTCTAGCTGTCCAATACGCCAAGGCTATGGGTTACAGAATCTTGGGTATCGACGGTGGTGACGAAAAGAAGGCTTTGTTCCACGAATTGGGTGGTGAAATCTTCGTCGACTtcaccaagtccaagaaCGTCGAACAAGACATCTTGGTTGCTACCAACGGTGGTGCTCACGGTGTTATCAACGTCTCCGTCTCTGAAGCTGCTATCGAATCCTCCACCAGATACGTTAGATCCAACGGTACCGTCGTCTTGGTCGGTTTGCCAGCTAACGCTAAGTGTTCCTCTGACGTCTTCAACCACGTCGTCAAGTCCATCTCCATCGTCGGTTCTTACGTCGGTAACAGAGCTGACACCAGAGAAGCTTTGGACTTCTTCTCCAGAGGTTTGGTCAAGTCTCCAATCAAGATCGCTGGTCTATCTGAATTGCCAGAAATCTACGAAAAGATGGAAAAGGGTCAAATCGTCGGTAGATACGTTGTTGACACTTCCAAATAA
- the PHM7 gene encoding Phm7p (CAGL0I07865g~Ortholog(s) have Golgi apparatus, endoplasmic reticulum, fungal-type vacuole, plasma membrane localization): protein MAADTSSSTSAFVTTLIFNGVVAVIFLLLFWYLKPKNKRVYEPRTLTDIQTISEEERIDTLEYDDENSWLGFLLSRPHSFLIQHCSIDGYLFLRYIGIFAGLSFISCFILFPILLPVNITNGNHLEGFEVMSFANVRNKNRFYAHVFLSWIIFGLFTYVIYRELYFYISLRHSLQTTPLYDGLLSSRTVVVTELSDTYNQEGEFDRLFPNAAHIIFARNLKELQDMVKERDETAQNYEKTLNKLINKCVKKQNSEKKREKLYKDGKPKDDLSTYVPHNKRPKKWIKHWPLPTFLGGEKVDLLTYSTKQIGDLNDKIKDKQQDWQKSDHLNSVFLIFDTQLEAQRCFQSVPDILGFTNYGKCLIGCTPDDLNWDNLNLTKKARYMKRLTANSILTAMIIFWAIPVAVVGCISNVNFLVEKIHFLHFLNNVPNVIMGIITGLVPSLALSILMSLVAPFIKKIGEMSGDITRQETDQYCQKWYFAFQVLNTFIVTTLASSASSTVTAIIDEPGSAMTLLANNLPKASNFFITYFLLQGLTMPTGQLLQVANLILSKFMGRILDTTPRQKWNRYNTLSKPSMGVVYPTVEILVCIMISYIIIAPILLVFSTMTFLFLYFAYLYNLNFVMGFSFDLKGRNYPRALFQVFVGIYLSQVCLLGLFIMAKAWGPLVLECFWIVVTALAHIYMKWRFLPLIDAIPLSAILNARGSKKHRYPQKDQGLKEVKGIGEDMKKLFEDDNHNGVLRPATKGDLRRADLLPEDELESDSEGCGDDISTLGDMEESLPKNDRKQSNVTDGSKYASTFVGSDEDFKKLHYADVKDMKKQQQSGPEVNPEGAVVGNADVGKIFSDPMAMTDDPNAFPDNILPSQGKFKRLANFFEPSKSYPFCKVRNRLPHSLNTTIQYNLDYAETAYTDPSVNSTSPIVWICRDPMGVSQRQIDEAHMDNVPITDEFTEYDEKGRAQFTFNPPDFIRKAKK, encoded by the coding sequence ATGGCTGCAGATACTAGTTCATCTACATCCGCTTTCGTAACTACATTGATATTCAACGGTGTCGTTGCCGTGATATTTCTACTGCTGTTCTGGTACTTGAAACCCAAAAACAAAAGGGTCTATGAACCAAGAACCCTCACTGATATACAGACCATCTCCGAAGAAGAGAGAATAGATACCCTCGAGTACGATGACGAGAACTCCTGGCTCGGGTTCTTGCTCTCAAGACCACACTCTTTCCTAATACAGCACTGCAGCATCGACGGGTACCTGTTCCTCAGATACATCGGCATATTCGCGGGACTGTCCTTCATCTCGTGCTTCATACTGTTCCCCATACTGCTCCCTGTCAACATCACTAACGGCAACCACCTCGAGGGCTTCGAAGTGATGTCCTTCGCAAACGTCAGGAACAAGAATAGGTTCTACGCTCACGTGTTCCTCAGCTGGATCATATTCGGCCTCTTCACCTACGTGATCTACAGGGAACTGTACTTCTACATATCGCTCAGACACTCCTTGCAGACCACCCCGCTCTACGACGGCTTGCTCTCCTCCAGAACGGTGGTCGTAACCGAGCTCTCAGACACGTACAACCAGGAAGGCGAGTTCGACAGGCTCTTCCCAAACGCCGCACACATCATCTTCGCAAGAAACCTCAAGGAGCTCCAGGACATGGTCAAGGAGCGCGACGAGACCGCCCAGAACTACGAAAAGACCCTGAACAAGCTCATCAACAAGTGCGTCAAGAAACAGAACTCCGAGAAGAAGCGCGAGAAACTGTACAAGGACGGCAAACCCAAGGACGACCTCTCCACGTACGTGCCCCACAACAAGCGCCCAAAAAAGTGGATCAAGCACTGGCCCTTGCCAACGTTCCTCGGCGGTGAAAAGGTAGACCTCCTCACATACTCCACAAAACAGATCGGCGACCTCAACGACAAGATCAAGGATAAACAGCAGGACTGGCAGAAGAGCGACCACCTCAACTCCGTGTTCTTGATATTCGACACACAGCTGGAGGCACAGAGGTGCTTCCAGTCGGTACCAGACATCCTAGGGTTCACAAACTATGGCAAATGCCTCATCGGCTGCACCCCAGACGACCTCAACTGGGATAACTTGAACTTGACAAAGAAGGCCCGCTACATGAAAAGACTAACCGCTAACTCCATATTAACTGCAATGATCATATTCTGGGCCATCCCTGTCGCAGTGGTGGGTTGTATCTCAAACGTCAACTTCTTAGTCGAGAAAATACACTTCCTACACTTCTTGAACAACGTCCCAAACGTCATAATGGGCATCATCACAGGGTTAGTCCCATCGCTAGCTTTGTCCATTTTGATGTCCTTGGTGGCTCCTTTCATCAAGAAAATTGGTGAAATGAGTGGAGACATCACAAGACAGGAGACAGACCAATATTGCCAGAAATGGTACTTCGCTTTCCAGGTGTTGAACACCTTCATCGTGACCACTTTGGcttcttcagcttcttcaactgTAACAGCTATCATCGATGAGCCAGGCTCGGCAATGACCCTGCTAGCAAATAATCTACCAAAGGCTTcaaacttcttcatcacttaCTTCCTATTGCAAGGTCTAACTATGCCAACTGGTCAACTTTTGCAAGTAGCAAACCTAATCCTGTCAAAGTTCATGGGTAGAATCCTCGACACTACACCAAGACAGAAATGGAACAGGTACAATACCTTATCTAAGCCATCCATGGGTGTCGTGTACCCAACAGTTGAAATCTTGGTTTGCATTATGATTTCATATATTATCATTGCACCAATTTTACTTGTCTTCAGCACAATGACTTTCCTATTCCTCTACTTCGCATACTTGTACAACTTGAACTTTGTTATGGGCTTCTCTTTTGATTTAAAGGGAAGAAATTATCCGAGGGCTTTATTCCAAGTGTTTGTCGGTATTTATTTAAGCCAAGTCTGCTTGCTCGGTTTATTCATTATGGCTAAGGCATGGGGTCCATTGGTGTTGGAATGTTTCTGGATTGTGGTTACAGCCTTGGCCCACATTTATATGAAATGGAGGTTCTTACCATTGATTGATGCCATTCCATTAAGCGCCATCTTGAACGCTAGAGGTAGTAAGAAGCACAGATACCCTCAAAAGGATCAAGGTTTGAAGGAAGTCAAGGGTATCGGTGAAGACATGAAGAAGCTGTTCGAAGATGATAATCATAATGGTGTGCTAAGACCAGCCACAAAGGGTGACTTGAGAAGAGCTGATTTGCTACCAGAAGATGAACTTGAATCAGACTCTGAAGGCTGCGGTGATGACATCTCAACACTAGGTGACATGGAAGAAAGTTTGCCAAAGAATGACAGAAAGCAAAGTAATGTGACTGACGGGTCTAAATATGCAAGCACATTTGTTGGAAGCGATGAGGACTTCAAGAAGTTGCACTATGCTGATGTTAAGGACatgaagaaacaacaacagagTGGACCAGAGGTTAATCCTGAAGGAGCTGTCGTGGGTAATGCAGATGTTGGTAAGATCTTTAGTGATCCTATGGCTATGACTGATGATCCTAATGCTTTCCCAGATAACATTTTGCCAAGTCAAGGTAAATTTAAAAGACTGGCTAATTTCTTCGAACCTAGTAAGAGTTATCCATTCTGTAAGGTCAGAAATAGATTACCACACAGTTTAAACACCACTATTCAGTATAACCTGGATTATGCAGAAACCGCTTACACTGATCCATCAGTAAACTCTACTAGTCCTATCGTATGGATTTGTAGAGACCCTATGGGTGTATCTCAAAGACAAATCGATGAAGCACACATGGACAATGTACCAATTACAGATGAGTTCACAGAATATGATGAGAAGGGTAGAGCACAGTTCACCTTTAACCCACCAGACTTTATTCGCAAGGCAAAGAAGTGA
- a CDS encoding uncharacterized protein (CAGL0I07887g~Ortholog(s) have protein binding, bridging activity and role in protein complex localization, protein localization by the Cvt pathway, protein processing, ubiquitin-dependent ERAD pathway, vesicle organization) — protein MGITIKTVNGDQVNEIKFDDCSYALKVFPLLTVLKYKIKDLYKEADVVCYYDGQSKLIQNERELSFPDGSTLIITFKRQVATNYVSTDDLDAQEYEIVSEKEDNAQKSVNVPVVVLDAIRKQVDKMDTFLKKVASEQHVNEEKYCKMELPKLIDAEEANDVCDPKEKALEISHCFEVYKRYKTLYYETKGQQINFSFEDYLDYILKNTDHQPIKVCSQAFVHLSQDYDTVTIDLVTTPGEFPTNHQLSVSTSNSNLFTINLSGFFPNTGGTKKFRYFPVTEDIKSKPLSVAISDKTTGRITMKGKSEGNSLPKLIRLSTVVDKIESSIDLDSIQEQTSKLYDEILKYETANKETSIISEDESAIKTESANWEEYDFLSDSSV, from the coding sequence ATGGGCATTACTATAAAAACAGTAAATGGAGATCAGGTCAATGAGATCAAATTTGATGACTGCAGCTACGCATTAAAGGTCTTCCCGTTACTAACGGTGCTAAAGTATAAGATAAAGGATCTGTACAAAGAGGCGGATGTTGTATGTTACTATGATGGGCAGTCCAAACTAATACAAAATGAAAGAGAACTGTCATTTCCTGACGGATCAACTCTAATTATAACGTTTAAGAGACAAGTAGCAACGAATTATGTTTCCACTGATGACCTAGACGCTCAGGAATATGAGATAGTCAGTGAGAAAGAAGACAATGCTCAAAAGTCTGTCAATGTTCCCGTTGTGGTCCTGGATGCTATTCGCAAGCAAGTCGATAAGATGGATACgttcttgaagaaagtagCAAGTGAGCAACATGTTAATGAGGAGAAGTATTGCAAAATGGAACTCCCAAAATTAATTGATGCTGAAGAAGCTAACGATGTATGTGATCCGAAAGAGAAAGCGCTCGAGATATCTCATTGTTTTGAGGTTTACAAGCGATACAAGACACTTTATTACGAGACGAAGGGACAACAGATAAACTTTTCATTCGAGGACTATTTAGACTACATACTTAAGAATACAGATCATCAACCGATCAAAGTATGCTCTCAAGCATTCGTGCACTTATCTCAAGATTATGATACGGTGACTATCGATCTTGTTACCACACCAGGAGAGTTTCCAACAAATCACCAATTGTCCGTTTCTACATCGAACTCAAATTTATTTACTATCAATTTGAGTGGATTCTTCCCAAACACTGGaggaacaaaaaaattcagaTACTTCCCTGTTACCGAGGATATCAAATCGAAGCCCTTGAGTGTAGCTATTAGCGACAAGACAACAGGCCGTATCACCATGAAAGGTAAATCTGAAGGTAATTCCCTACCAAAATTGATAAGGCTATCTACGGTGGTAGATAAAATCGAAAGTTCAATAGACCTCGACAGCATACAAGAACAGACGTCAAAATTATACGACGAAATACTGAAATATGAAACTGCAAACAAAGAGACAAGCATCATTAGTGAAGACGAATCAGCAATAAAGACAGAATCAGCGAACTGGGAAGAGTATGACTTTCTAAGCGACTCTAGTGTATGA